The following DNA comes from Alnus glutinosa chromosome 6, dhAlnGlut1.1, whole genome shotgun sequence.
GCGTCCCAAAAGAACACGAGCAAACAAGAAAACCTGCCCTGTTCTTCTCTGGATCTAACAGAGAAAACCACACCTCCAATCAGCGATGCAACAAGGAGATTACAGCTCCGCTCCATACTATCAATACCCACActtccaaaaccaaaacccaaaccctaaccctagcccTAGCCCCTCTGATCCTTTACCGAACCCTTACGCCTCCGCGCCACCCTTCACCTCCGGCTATTCTCCCTCCGATTACTCCGTTTATCCCTCCACGTACCCTCCGTTTTCTCAAAATCCCGATCCTGTTCCTGCCCCTgctcctccccctccccctccaaCTGCTCCTTCGTACACCCCAACCACAAACCCCAATCTGCCCTCTTCGTTCCCTCCTTTCGAGTCCCACGTGCCCTACCAACCGCCCAATCAGCAGCAGCCCTATTATCCACCGTACGATCAGCATCAGACTGCTCCGAATTATGCCCCTCCTTCAACCTCGATCCTCCCGAACCCTTCCCCAATTCCGAATCCCTACTCGGCTCCGTACAGCCACGCCAACGCGTCGACCCCTCCAGTATACGATAACCCCTACGAGAGTTCTGTGAAATTCGATTCCACCGGTGCGTATTTCGACGAGTACGGAGGATTCGGTAGGAGCCGGTCCGATTTGGGGCCTGATCCGTACAGGAAGCGATCGGAGAGCGTGTCGCGGTATGACAGCGACGGTGTGTATGCGTACGAGGGGCCGAAGGCGGAGCCGTATGGGGCTCGTGGCACAGCACCGAAGTCGTCGACATGGGCGGCGTTCGATGACTATGGGAGGTCGATCAGCTTTGGTTCTGGGAAGGATTCCCCTGTGAATTCGAGCAAGATCGTGAGGGCGGTGCCTAAAGCTGAGACTCAGCAAGACGTGAAGAGCGGGGTCCAGAAGTTTCGGGTCAAGTTGTTGGCCGAAAGTCTTGGTCAGAGTACCATGGATGTGCTCTGCCAGGTATGAGTTTCAATATGGTTCGGTTTTGTTTAAAGCATCCGTTGTTTTATAAGTCTTCGAAATATAGGTATACAAGACcaaattgattttttgattGGTAACTTCTATGTATCATCCCAATATCAATCAGGTCCTAGGATtgaattgttttgaattttagtctATCAAGTGTTTGAGATATGATAAATTCCTAGCATTTATTTCTGTTCATCGGTCGGTGTCTTCAATTTTGGTGAGatgaaaattattatcaaaatGCATAATATTAGCTTTTTTACTTGCAACTTGCAAGTCTTCAACAGATTGTTTGTCCCTGGATCGAAGTTGAACTTCTGGACATTTTAGTTTTTCTGATTCAGTGGTGTCACTGAACCTTTATGGGGGTTTAGACTCATCTTGGATAACTAAGGTTTTTCCAGAGCTACTGAGAATTTATGACCAATCACAATACGTTTCCGtgctttttacattttttgtgTGTTGGATGGCTATGTTGAGCTCATAATTGGATCACACCTTTCTCTTTCAGATTGGTTTGGATGGAATTCGCATGCTTGATCCTGGTACCAGTAGGACATTGAGAATATATCCCCTCGAGACCATTACAAGATGTGAAGTGAGTTGGTTGATTTCAGCTGAATTTCTTTCTATGTCCAATCGTTGGGTTATGATTAAGATATATGTTATTGTTTCATTTAGGTTACCGATTCATCTACGCTTGCATTTTGGTCCAAGAGCTCGGTGGACATTGAGCCCAGACGTATCAGATTGCAATCAAATAGCTACACTACCAATACCCTTCTGGACACGGTGACTGCTGCCACTGTACAGGTAGGGAGTCCTACCAGTAGTATGTCCTGTTTTACAATAATAGTGATATTGGCTTGTCATTTGTGCGGCTCaatataacaaacaaaaaccaaggCAACACACATTAATCTCGCTGAGGTTTTAGTTCTTTTGTGTTTGCCTTCTGAAAGTCAGAAAGCATATGAAACAcatgatttctctctctttttaaatCTTAGCTTagcatttttttattgataaattaCACGTGTATTGATGGATCTTGAAGTGAT
Coding sequences within:
- the LOC133870575 gene encoding protein FREE1, translated to MQQGDYSSAPYYQYPHFQNQNPNPNPSPSPSDPLPNPYASAPPFTSGYSPSDYSVYPSTYPPFSQNPDPVPAPAPPPPPPTAPSYTPTTNPNLPSSFPPFESHVPYQPPNQQQPYYPPYDQHQTAPNYAPPSTSILPNPSPIPNPYSAPYSHANASTPPVYDNPYESSVKFDSTGAYFDEYGGFGRSRSDLGPDPYRKRSESVSRYDSDGVYAYEGPKAEPYGARGTAPKSSTWAAFDDYGRSISFGSGKDSPVNSSKIVRAVPKAETQQDVKSGVQKFRVKLLAESLGQSTMDVLCQIGLDGIRMLDPGTSRTLRIYPLETITRCEVTDSSTLAFWSKSSVDIEPRRIRLQSNSYTTNTLLDTVTAATVQIKEMGGSSRPSDSLKTNEQPAEKKKGLGDWMNLMKPVNEEKEHWVPDEAVSKCTGCGTDFGAFVRKHHCRNCGDIFCDKCTHGRIALTAEENAQPVRVCDRCMAEVTQRLSNAKEVASKPAALHSHEDLAKKLQEEMEKNRRASSGSRSDGSGRRMKEVACPICTVHLQVQVPSSGSETIECGVCQHPFLVSAH